AAGGGCTAAATCCTTCTTATTAATACAAAATAATTCTCGACGCCCGGTATAAAAAGTTGGAGTAGCAATAATCAGCACTGTAAATCCCAACCTATAAGCAGCAATAATGAATGGTGGTGCCTCGGCCAGTTTGGTGAAGATGCTGGAAAAACCAGCCGCCAAAACCCCCAGTATTACCACCAGATAGGGATTGATCATAGGCCTGTCAACCTGCATAAGTACACCCCCCTTTATATCCGTATATTTTTCTGCACAAGAAACTTTATTCCTGCAACCTGCACAGAAATAACAACCCCAGGCGTAAGCCTGGGGTTGTTTGCTATTCTCTACGTAAGGCCACAATGGGATCCAGCTTAGAAGCCTTGTTGGCCGGATAAAGACCAAAAAACACACCAATAAAGGCTGAGAAAAGGAAGGCCAGCAATACAACCCACCAGGATACCAGGGATGGTAATTTAAGAAATAGGGCTACAACAAATGCCCCACCGTATCCTAATAGGATACCAATTAAACCGCCCACTGAGCATAATACAACAGCCTCAATCAAAAATTGAATTAAGATATCCTTCCTTTTAGCCCCCAAAGCCATTCGTATGCCAATTTCTCGGGTTCTTTCGGTGACAGAAACCAACATGATATTCATAACACCAATGCCACCCACCAATAACGAAATGCCCGCTATGCAGCTAATCACCAAACCAATAATACCTGTAACTTTCCCTACCGTTTGCATTTCTTGCTCCATACTATACACTGCATAATGACCCGGTGCATTGTGCCGCCGTTCAAGGATCGTCTTTGCCTTCTCCATGGCCAGATAGACCTCTTCTTTGCTGGCCGCACTGCCCATTAGGTAACCAACATATTCCCAGCGGGAACCACCCTGCATAAAGGAGATGGGCACATAAGCATACTTGCCTGGACTCATACCAAGGGAAGACTCTGTTTTCTTAATAACGCCAATGACTACCGCAGCACTCCCATTAACCATCACCTTCTGGCCCACGGGGTTTTCCATATTAAAGATTTCATTGGCCAGTACTTCATCTAAAACCACAACTCGTTTAGCTGCGGCATCATCTTCTGGACTAAAAAACCTTCCAAATAATATTTCAACGTTTCTTATATATTGATAGTCCGTCGTTGTACCTATGATTGTAGTTGATTTTTTAC
This genomic interval from Desulforamulus reducens MI-1 contains the following:
- a CDS encoding ABC transporter permease produces the protein MNFKEFILVGLEGLRNNKLRSFLTTLGIVVGIAAVISVIAIGEAGKAMIMNEMESFGTNLFEVYPNYKDGESMKSTDYTKQDVTVIKNLVPQVKHLAPMKYDRGEVRSTTGKKSTTIIGTTTDYQYIRNVEILFGRFFSPEDDAAAKRVVVLDEVLANEIFNMENPVGQKVMVNGSAAVVIGVIKKTESSLGMSPGKYAYVPISFMQGGSRWEYVGYLMGSAASKEEVYLAMEKAKTILERRHNAPGHYAVYSMEQEMQTVGKVTGIIGLVISCIAGISLLVGGIGVMNIMLVSVTERTREIGIRMALGAKRKDILIQFLIEAVVLCSVGGLIGILLGYGGAFVVALFLKLPSLVSWWVVLLAFLFSAFIGVFFGLYPANKASKLDPIVALRRE